In the genome of Ferrovibrio terrae, the window GACCTCGGACGGCCATGTGATCATCGCGGTCGGCAACGATGGCCAGTTTGCCAAGCTGGCGGATGAACTCGGCCATCCGGAATGGAAGAGCGATCCACGCTTCGCCACCAATATCGAACGGCTGCATCACCGCGCCGAGATTGTGGCCGCGATTTCGGAAGAGACGAAGACGCGCACCATCGACGATCTGATCGCCGCGCTGGAAAAGCGCCAGGTGCCCTGCGGGCCGATTAACACGGTGGATCGCGTGTTCGCCGATCCGCATGTGCAGGCGCGCGGCCTGCAGAAAACCGTGCCGCATACCGGGCAGGGCACGCTGCCCAGCGTCGCCAGCCCGCTGCGTCTGTCGGAGTCTCCGGTCTCGTACGACCGCGGCCCGCCGCTGCTGGGCGAGCATACCGACAAGGTGCTGGCCGAACAGCTCGGCTTCGATGCGGCGAAACTGGCGGAACTCCACAACAAGGGAGTGATCTGACGGCAGGCGGCGAAAAATTCAGTTCGCCGGGAACAGTTGCTGTCGAGCCCGGTTTGACTCGCCAAGCAGACCAGAACCGACCGGAGGACCGCGCCATGCAGAACCAGTCCACCAATTCCGCGTCACCGAAAACAGTTCCGGCCCCGCAGTCGCTGTATCCCGATCTGGCGCCACGCCCCCAGCAGGGCGTCAATCCGAATGCCCAGCGCCAGCAGGAGCAGGCACAACAGCAGGTTCAGCAGTAACGCTGCGCTGGAAGCTTAAGCAGCCGGGAAACGGACCCAGAAGCGGCTGCCGGCGCTTTCGCGGCTCTCGAAGCCGATCTCGCCCTTCATCGCCTGCGCCAGGCGGCTGGCAATCGCCAGGCCCAGGCCCAGGCCGGCCACGGTGCTGCCTTCGCGGCCGAGCCGGTTGAAGCTCTGGAAAGCCTCGCGCTGGCGGTCGGCGGCAATGCCACAGCCGGTGTCCTCCACAAAGAATGTGACGCGGCCGTCTTCGGTGGCGCAACCGAGCGTCACTTCGCCACCCAGCGCAGTGAACTTGAAGGCATTGCTGATGAAGTTGCCCAGGATGCGCAGCAGATGGCTGTGGTCGGCTTTCAGGGTCGCGGCCGAAATGCAGGCGCGACGCATGAAAGCGATGCCGTTCAGCGCCGCGGCAGGCCGGTGCAGCGCATAGACTTCCTCGATCAGGGACTGCGCGCTTACCGTCTCGGTGCCGAACGGCACCACCTCGGCTTCAAGCTGCGCCATGGTCATCATGCTGTCGCTGATCCGCAGCAGGTTTTCGCCGGCGGTCTTCATGGCCGCGACATATTCCAGCTCTTCACGGCCGAGCCGCTTGCCCATGTTCAGTTCGAGAATCTGCGAGAAGCCGAGGATCGCATTCAGTGGCGTGCGGAATTCATGGTTCATCGAGCTCAGCAACTTGCTCTTGAGCAGGTTGGCGGCATTCTGCGCGTTCACGCTGGCTTCGGCCTCCATACGGGCGCGATGCAGTTCAAGCTCGTCCGAGGCAATCGCCGCCAGGCGGCGCAGTCGTGTCACGTCGTCGTCCGAGAAATTGCGCGGCTTGTTGTCGCCGACACATAGCGTGCCGATCCGCTGGCCGTCATCGGCGGTCAGCGCCACGCCGGCATAGAAACGCAGGCCCGGGCCGGCCAGGACCAGAGGGCTGTTGCGGAACTGCGGATGCTCGGTGGCATTCTCGACGATCAGAGGTTCGTCATCCAGGATGGTATGGGCGCAGAAGGAAATGCTGCGCGGGCTTTCGCTGACCGGCAGGCCATAATGCGACTTGAACCACTGCCGATCGGCATCGATCAGGCTGATCAGCGCGACCGGCACATCGAACAGGTCGGCGGCGAAGGCGGTCAGGCGGTCGAAACGCTCGTCCGGCGCGGTGTCCATGATGCGGTAGTCGCGCAGCGTGGCGAGACGCTGGTCTTCGTTGGCGGGCAGGGGAGCTGTGAAGGTCATCTGGGGGTTTCGCGGCCGGGTTGCAGTTGCTGGTCCGGACGCTACATCACGGCGGGCGCGATGCTGCCTTACTTTCCGATAACGCCGTGATCTCCTTACCAAACTTACATATGCTAGGATTGCGGAAGGCTTTCGGGGCCGCGCAACGCAGGGACGAACGCGCCATGAGGATTTTCCGCAGAACAGGCCTGAAAAAGGCGGTGCCGGCCGGTCTGGCGATTCTGTTGGGCCTATCGCTGGCTGTGGGGGCGACGGGCCAACCCCAGGCTCAGCCCCGGGCGAATAATTTCGAAAGCATCGCGCCGGAGGCGGCGACCGGACGCAGCGAAAAGCAGGCGACTCGCGCCGCCAGCTACATGAACGCCGCCGCCAATCCGTATGCGGCCGAGGCCGGCGCCGAAATCATGGCCATGGGGGGCTCGGCGGTGGATGCCGCGATCGCCACCGCCCTGGTGCTCAACCTGGTCGAGCCGCAATCGGCCGGCATCGGTGGCGGCGGCTTCATGCTGGTCTGGGACAATGCGCAACGGAAGCTGCGCGCTTTCGATGGCCGCGAAACCGCGCCGGCTGGTGTCGACCGCCGGCTGTTCTTCGATGCCGCGGGCCGCAAGAAGGGATTCATGGAGGCGGTGGTCGGCGGAGCTTCCGTGGGCGTGCCTGGCATGCTGCGGATGTTCGAACTGGCGCATGCCGGCTACGGCCGGCTGCCCTGGGCGGCCCTGTTCCAGCCCGCCATCCGCTTGGCCGAGGCCGGCTTCCCGGTCTCGCCGCGCCTGCATGCGTTGCTGGAACGCGACCAGCAGCTGCGCCAGATGCCGCAGGCGCGGACGCTGTTCTACACCGAGGCCGGGACGGCAAAGCAGGTCGGCAGCCTGCTGGTCAATGCGCCATTTGCTGCCGTGCTGCGTCGTGTGGCGAGCGAAGGCTCCCAGGCCTTCTACACGGGGCAGGTCGCCGCCGACATCGTGGCGGCGGTACGCAATTCGCCCAATCCCGGCGGGATGGTGCTGGAGGACCTGGCCGGCTATCGCGCCAGGGAGCGCGACCCGGTCTGCGCGCCGTATCGCGTCTATCGCGTCTGCACCATGCCGCCGCCGTCTTCGGCCGTGAACATGCTGCAGACGCTCGGGATTCTTTCGCATTTCGATCTCGCCCGGCTGGCGCCACTCTCACCCGAGGCCGTGCACCTGGTCGCCCAGGCCTCGCGGCTGGCCTATGCCGACCGCGACGTCTATGTCGGCGACCCCGATCATGTTCGCATGCCGCTGGAGGGCATGACCGAGCGCGGCTATCTCGCCAGCCGCGCGAAACTGCTCGATCCCGCGCGCGGCAGCACCGTGCCAGCGACACCCGGCGAACCGCCGAGCAAGCATGGCGCGCTGCCGGCCTATGGCCGCGACAGCGCCATCGAGTTGCCGTCCACCACGCATGTCTCCACCGTGGATGCCGCGCGCAACGCCGTGGCGATGACGGTGACGATCGAGAATGTCTTCGGCTCGAAGCAGATGGTGCATGGTTTTCTGCTCAACAACCAGTTGACCGATTTCTCGGCCGAGGCCGAGGAGAATGGCCGCCCCGTCGCAAATCGCATTGAGCCTGGAAAACGCCCGCGCAGTTCGATGGCGCCGACGGTGGTGTTCAATGCGGACGGCTCGTTGCGACTGGTTGTGGGTTCGCCGGGCGGCAGCCGCATTCTTGGCTATGTGGCGCAGGCAGTGATCGGCGTGCTGGACTGGCGGCTGGATATTCAGCAGGCGATCAGCCTGCCACATTACCTGGATCGCAATACCGGGCTGGAACTCGAAGAGGGCACAGCGGCGGCGGTTCTGGCCGAGACGATGCGCGCGCGCGGCCACAAGGCCAGCGTGATCGAGCTTAACAGCGGATTGCAGGGTATCGAAGTGCGCAGCGACGGCAGCCTGATCGGTGGCGCCGATCCGCGCCGCGAAGGCGTCGCGGCCGGCCGATAAGTCAGGCTGGCGATAACGGGCGTTATGTCGCTACCGCCGTCCGCACCACCTGGCGCTGCGGCAGCAGGATCGTCACGATGGTGCCCGCGCCGCGGCGGCTGTCGATCATCATGCTACCGCCATGCATTTCCACCAATGCCTTGGTGATCGGCAGACCGAGGCCGCTACCGCTGCTGCTGCGCGATTTCATATCACCGACCTGAACGAAGGGTTCGAGGATTTTCGGGATATCCTCGGGCGCGATACCGATGCCGGTGTCGCTGACCCAGATTTTCAGTCGCTCGCCCATGCGCAGCGCACCGATATCGACCGAGCCGCCCGGTGGCGTGAATTTCACTGCATTGGTCAGTAGGTTGACCATGATCTGGCGGAAACGCAGCGGATCGGCGATCAGCAGTTCGTCGGGAAAATTGCAGTTGAGCGCGACATCGCGCTCCATCGCCATCGGTTCGACCAGGCGACGGCATTGCAGTATCGTATCGCTCAGCCGGATCATTTCCAGATTGATGGTCATCTTGCCGGCGTCGATCTTCGACATGTCGAGGATGTCGTTGATCAGTTCGAGCAGATGCCGGCCGCTGTGGTGAATATCGCAGGCATATTCGTGGTATTTCGGCGGAATTGGTCCGAACATGCGGTTCATCGTCAATTCCGAAAAGCCGATGATGGCGTTCAGCGGCGTGCGCAATTCGTGGCTCATCAGCGCCAGAAAGTCGGAGCGCGCCTTGCCGGCGGCCTCGGCGGCCAACTTCGCCGCCATCAGATCCTGCTCGCGTTCCTTCAGTGTGGTGATGTCGGTTTCGAGGTAGACGCAGAGCCCGGACGGGGTTTTCGCCTCGTCGATCTTGATCCAGCGACTGTCCTTGCCGCGTTCTTCCCAGCTGGTCTTCAGCACCGGCTCGCTGAAGATGGTCTCCTGCTCGTCGCTGCGCCGCCGGCGGAAAGCCTTGTTGGCGATCAGCTGCCGACCATTGGTGCCGAAAACGGCAAAGCCGTCACCGATCGCCTCTATGGCCTCGCCGATCTCGATATAGATGCTGTTCTCGGTCTCGAATTTTACGCGGATGAAATTCTGCCGGAAAAAGACGAAGCCAATCACGGTGGAAATCACGAAAAAGGCGATGCCGAAGCCGACCGATTTCTGCCCCAGGCCGAGCAGGAAGTCGTCGATCGTGACCTCGAGCACAAAGGCGCCCATCATTTCACCGATCTGCCAGAGCGGCTGCCCGCGTTCGGCCGCCACCTGGTTGTGGCAGGTCACGCAATCCTGCTGCAGCGCGACCGAGGGATGGATCGAGCGCAGGATCGTGCCTTCCCTGGTCTTGAGGATGCGGACATCGGTGCCGGGGTCGGCTGTTGCGGCGATTTCCAGCAGACGGCGGCCGAGCCGGTCATCTGATGGCGGCGTGGCGATCTCGCGACCCGGAATGCCGATCCAGCTGATGCGGGTCTGGTCGCGGTCGGTATTGGTTTCCAGATAGTTCTTGAGCGCGACATGGGTCAGGGTCGCCGGCGGCACGGCGGGATCGGACGTCAGGCTGGTATAGGCGCGCACGAAACCGTCGGCCAGCCGCAACAGAGCTTCCTTCTCGATCCTCTTGCTCTGCTCGAAATCGCGCTGCGCAAGTGTGTGGTAGGTGATCGCGAGCACGCCCGAGATCACAAAGGAGAACAGCGCGAAGACGACGAAGATCGAGAAGGATCTCGACTGCGTGAATGACTGCGATCGTCCCTTTGACGCTGTTGCGCCCTGTCTGAACCAGTGTTGGATGGGACCCCTCCCGCCTTTACCTCACAGGTCACGGTATTTTCGCCCGTGAAGGGGGGGAATCATCTTTTAGGGTTACTGTTGCATGTACCGTGTACGGCGCACCTGGGTCAGGCGTCGACTTCGACCGAGGTCATCGCCTGCCGCACCGCGTCGACAAGCTGCGAGGGCGTATAGGGCTTGGTCAGCCAGCCAAGCGGCTTGGCATGGGCGCAGCGTCCGGCCGAGACGCTATCGAGGTTGCCGGTGGCGAAAATCGAGCGTGCACCGGTTTCGCGAAAAATCTGCATCGCGGCCTCGATGCCATCGTGCGGGCCCGCCAGCCGGATATCCGTTACGGCCAAGTCTGGGTGATAAAGCCGTGCCAGTTTCACGGCCCGGTCCGCGGTATCGGCGATGCCGACGACGCGGAAGCCTTCCTCGATCAGGGCGGATTCCATCATCTCGGCGATCAGGGGATTGTCCTCGATCAGCAGGATGCGCGGTTTCACGGCAAGCCGCAGATCGGACGGCTCTGTTTCCTCAGGTTCAGTCGGGAAGACAGCGGGCGTGTTAGCGGAGTGAAACATGTGCTTCCCCTTTCCTCAGGGCCGCAGGGCGCCGCATTCTGTGCACCAGCGTAGCCGCATGGCCAGCGGTCTTCTCGCAGGTCACAGTTTTGTTTCGAAGCAAATCCGGTGGTTGAAAACTACTGTGCCGGGCGCGAGCGCCTGACTCACTTGCCACGCTGCTTGCGGGTGGCGGCTGCCTTCTTGGCGGCTTTCTTGCGCGCCGCCTTCGGCCGTGCCGCAGAAGCCGCGCCGCCTTTCTTGCCGCCCTTTTTCGAGGCGCTGCGATTTTCTGTCTTGCCGCGACCCGAACCGCTTTTCTTGCCGCCGCCGCTTTCCTTGTTCACTGTCGCCCTGGCGCGGTGCTCGGCTTCCTCCTTGCCGACGCCGCGTTTCTCATAACCTTCCTCGATATGTTCGGCCTTACGCTTCTGTTTCGACGTGTAGCTGGATTTGTCGCCCCTTGGCATGCCGGTCTCCCTTAACGGCGGAACTACGCTGTTATCAGAAGGCCAACGCGGGGCGTTGCCGCAGGTTCACGCTCCAGCGCAGCCATGAGAAACTTGTCACAGCACGCTCCCGGCCATCGAGGTCCACGAGAGGTGCGACCGTGTCGTCAGTTGCCGGGCCGGGCCCGCTGCTTTTCGCTGATCGTCTGCCGGATCGCGACAGCGAGGTCGGTATTCCGGTAGGGCTTCTGCAGAAACGGCCACTCTGTTGCCGGCTGGGCGCTGTTTGGCACGCCGGCGGCATTCGCCGATGTCAGCAGGATCGGCAGTTGCGGATACTGCGCCGAGACTTCCGCGGCAAGCTGATAGCCGTTGAAGGAGCCGGGCATGGCAATATCGGAGAAGATCAGGGTGATGTCCCTGGCGCCCTGCAAAGTTGCCACGGCCTCATCGCCATTCCTGGCTTCGAGTACGGCATATCCGAGGTCATGCAGGAAAGCTGAAACGGAAACGCGAACGGCTGGGTCATCTTCGACCACCAGAATCCGCTCGCCGGCCTGCGCTTTCGGCATGTCAGCCGGAATCCCAGGCTCGGCCTGCGGTTCAAGCGCGGCGAGAAGGCGAGGCAGCAGGATCTGGATCGTCGTGCCTTTGCCAACAGTGCTGCTGAGCCGGATGTATCCGCCGGACTGGCGCACGAAGCTGTAGATGATGCTGAGGCCGAGGCCGGTGCCCTTGCCGACTTCTTTCGCGGTGAAGAACGGCTCGAACACCTTGTCGATATGGGCGGGCGGAATGCCGATGCCAGTATCGGTCACGCTCAGGGAGACATAATCCCCGGCGGGAACGTCGCTGCCAGTGGCCGTCCTGATCGCGATGTTGCGCGTCTCCACTGTGAGATGGCCGCCTTCCGGCATGGCATCGCGCGAATTGACGGCCAGATTGACGAGGGCGGATTCCAGCTGGATCGGATCGGCATAGACAGGCCAGAGATCCGGCGCGCGCAGGACATCCAGGAAGATCGTGTCGCTGATCAGTCGGCGCAGAATGACCTCGGTGTCGCCCACCAGGGTATTGAGGTCGAGTGGCCGAGGTTCGAGTTGCTGGTGGCGAGCGAAGGACAGCAGGCGCTTGGTCAGGTCGGCGCAGCGCAGCGCGCCAGTCAGGGCCAAGTCTATATTGCGCAGAACGGGGTTGCCGGGATCCGCCGTGCGGCGCATCCGGTCCAGGCTGGAAATTACCACGGTCAGCATATTGTTGAAGTCATGCGCGATG includes:
- a CDS encoding response regulator gives rise to the protein MFHSANTPAVFPTEPEETEPSDLRLAVKPRILLIEDNPLIAEMMESALIEEGFRVVGIADTADRAVKLARLYHPDLAVTDIRLAGPHDGIEAAMQIFRETGARSIFATGNLDSVSAGRCAHAKPLGWLTKPYTPSQLVDAVRQAMTSVEVDA
- a CDS encoding response regulator, which encodes MQAETAVPDTGLGGVTSEDAAPDKAKILIVDDDERNLTALQVILEELGEELVFTRSGEEALRYLLHNECALILMDVLMPGMDGYETADLVRSRERSRHIPIIFLTAVSRNEVHEFKGYTAGAVDYVFKPIEPFILRSKVAVFVDLYKKTREISHKVEQERRLLLENQQAQASRLAAEMALLRVEEGQALILRSLPIALYSMPADAPFQARLKIGETVRGPSGFAAEHFLEPGFWFDRIHPDDQTQVRQLFERLPETGSAVTEYRWLCADGASRYFLNHAVYIARGDGTAPEIVGSWLDVSDRRMLEQQAVHGQKMDSLGRLTGGIAHDFNNMLTVVISSLDRMRRTADPGNPVLRNIDLALTGALRCADLTKRLLSFARHQQLEPRPLDLNTLVGDTEVILRRLISDTIFLDVLRAPDLWPVYADPIQLESALVNLAVNSRDAMPEGGHLTVETRNIAIRTATGSDVPAGDYVSLSVTDTGIGIPPAHIDKVFEPFFTAKEVGKGTGLGLSIIYSFVRQSGGYIRLSSTVGKGTTIQILLPRLLAALEPQAEPGIPADMPKAQAGERILVVEDDPAVRVSVSAFLHDLGYAVLEARNGDEAVATLQGARDITLIFSDIAMPGSFNGYQLAAEVSAQYPQLPILLTSANAAGVPNSAQPATEWPFLQKPYRNTDLAVAIRQTISEKQRARPGN
- the ggt gene encoding gamma-glutamyltransferase, translating into MRIFRRTGLKKAVPAGLAILLGLSLAVGATGQPQAQPRANNFESIAPEAATGRSEKQATRAASYMNAAANPYAAEAGAEIMAMGGSAVDAAIATALVLNLVEPQSAGIGGGGFMLVWDNAQRKLRAFDGRETAPAGVDRRLFFDAAGRKKGFMEAVVGGASVGVPGMLRMFELAHAGYGRLPWAALFQPAIRLAEAGFPVSPRLHALLERDQQLRQMPQARTLFYTEAGTAKQVGSLLVNAPFAAVLRRVASEGSQAFYTGQVAADIVAAVRNSPNPGGMVLEDLAGYRARERDPVCAPYRVYRVCTMPPPSSAVNMLQTLGILSHFDLARLAPLSPEAVHLVAQASRLAYADRDVYVGDPDHVRMPLEGMTERGYLASRAKLLDPARGSTVPATPGEPPSKHGALPAYGRDSAIELPSTTHVSTVDAARNAVAMTVTIENVFGSKQMVHGFLLNNQLTDFSAEAEENGRPVANRIEPGKRPRSSMAPTVVFNADGSLRLVVGSPGGSRILGYVAQAVIGVLDWRLDIQQAISLPHYLDRNTGLELEEGTAAAVLAETMRARGHKASVIELNSGLQGIEVRSDGSLIGGADPRREGVAAGR
- a CDS encoding sensor histidine kinase — protein: MLAITYHTLAQRDFEQSKRIEKEALLRLADGFVRAYTSLTSDPAVPPATLTHVALKNYLETNTDRDQTRISWIGIPGREIATPPSDDRLGRRLLEIAATADPGTDVRILKTREGTILRSIHPSVALQQDCVTCHNQVAAERGQPLWQIGEMMGAFVLEVTIDDFLLGLGQKSVGFGIAFFVISTVIGFVFFRQNFIRVKFETENSIYIEIGEAIEAIGDGFAVFGTNGRQLIANKAFRRRRSDEQETIFSEPVLKTSWEERGKDSRWIKIDEAKTPSGLCVYLETDITTLKEREQDLMAAKLAAEAAGKARSDFLALMSHELRTPLNAIIGFSELTMNRMFGPIPPKYHEYACDIHHSGRHLLELINDILDMSKIDAGKMTINLEMIRLSDTILQCRRLVEPMAMERDVALNCNFPDELLIADPLRFRQIMVNLLTNAVKFTPPGGSVDIGALRMGERLKIWVSDTGIGIAPEDIPKILEPFVQVGDMKSRSSSGSGLGLPITKALVEMHGGSMMIDSRRGAGTIVTILLPQRQVVRTAVAT
- a CDS encoding plasmid stabilization protein; its protein translation is MPRGDKSSYTSKQKRKAEHIEEGYEKRGVGKEEAEHRARATVNKESGGGKKSGSGRGKTENRSASKKGGKKGGAASAARPKAARKKAAKKAAATRKQRGK
- a CDS encoding GAF domain-containing sensor histidine kinase codes for the protein MTFTAPLPANEDQRLATLRDYRIMDTAPDERFDRLTAFAADLFDVPVALISLIDADRQWFKSHYGLPVSESPRSISFCAHTILDDEPLIVENATEHPQFRNSPLVLAGPGLRFYAGVALTADDGQRIGTLCVGDNKPRNFSDDDVTRLRRLAAIASDELELHRARMEAEASVNAQNAANLLKSKLLSSMNHEFRTPLNAILGFSQILELNMGKRLGREELEYVAAMKTAGENLLRISDSMMTMAQLEAEVVPFGTETVSAQSLIEEVYALHRPAAALNGIAFMRRACISAATLKADHSHLLRILGNFISNAFKFTALGGEVTLGCATEDGRVTFFVEDTGCGIAADRQREAFQSFNRLGREGSTVAGLGLGLAIASRLAQAMKGEIGFESRESAGSRFWVRFPAA